In one Aromatoleum aromaticum EbN1 genomic region, the following are encoded:
- a CDS encoding AMP-binding protein — MTAVAGFLKARDFLLANRTDYATAYAGFQWPQLTEFNWALDYFDTMAQGNDKPALWIVEEDGQEAKLSFAEMSARSNRVANWLRSQGVVRGDRILIMLGNEVPLWETMLAAIKLGAVVIPATTLLTPEDLLDRLDRGQVRHVVIGKAHTDKFAELPGDYTRISVGGATGGWLSLEEAYAASPEFAPEGVTRATDPLLLYFTSGTTSKPKLVEHSHQSYPVGHLSTMYWIGLQPGDRHMNISSPGWAKHAWSCFFAPWNAGACVFLYNYNRFNARALLDVLVKYEITTMCAPPTVWRMLIQQDLASVKTNLRELIGAGEPLNPEVIDQVKKAWGITIRDGFGQTETTCQIGNTPGQVLKPGSMGRPLPGYTIALLDADDKPAEEGEVSLVLAKRPVGLMLGYAGDAEKTSEVMRNGHYHTGDVASIDADGYITYVGRADDVFKASDYRISPFELESVLIEHPAVAEAAVVPSPDPVRLAVPKAYVILAPGFEAGKELAKDIFAFTRDKLAPYKRIRRIEFSDLPKTISGKIRRIELRRSEQGKDASTVRGALEFFEEDFPELKG; from the coding sequence ATGACTGCAGTTGCCGGGTTTCTGAAAGCGCGGGATTTCCTGCTGGCCAACCGGACCGACTACGCCACCGCGTACGCCGGCTTCCAGTGGCCGCAGCTGACCGAATTCAACTGGGCGCTGGACTACTTCGACACGATGGCGCAGGGCAACGACAAGCCCGCGCTGTGGATCGTCGAGGAGGACGGGCAAGAGGCGAAGCTGTCGTTCGCCGAGATGTCGGCGCGCTCGAACCGCGTCGCGAACTGGCTGCGCAGCCAAGGCGTCGTGCGCGGCGACCGCATCCTGATCATGCTCGGCAACGAAGTGCCGCTGTGGGAAACGATGCTCGCGGCGATCAAGCTCGGCGCCGTCGTGATCCCGGCGACCACCTTGCTGACGCCCGAAGATCTGCTCGACCGCCTCGACCGCGGCCAGGTCAGGCACGTCGTCATCGGCAAGGCCCACACTGACAAGTTCGCGGAACTTCCCGGCGACTACACGCGCATCAGCGTCGGCGGCGCGACCGGCGGCTGGCTCTCGCTCGAGGAGGCGTACGCGGCGTCGCCCGAATTCGCGCCGGAAGGCGTCACCCGCGCCACCGATCCGCTGCTGCTGTATTTCACGTCCGGCACGACGTCGAAGCCGAAGCTCGTCGAGCACAGCCATCAGTCCTACCCGGTCGGCCACCTGTCAACAATGTACTGGATCGGCCTGCAGCCCGGCGACCGTCACATGAACATCAGCTCGCCGGGCTGGGCGAAGCACGCGTGGAGCTGCTTCTTCGCGCCGTGGAACGCCGGTGCCTGCGTGTTCCTGTACAACTACAACCGCTTCAACGCGCGCGCGCTGCTCGACGTGTTGGTGAAATACGAGATCACGACGATGTGCGCGCCTCCGACGGTGTGGCGCATGCTGATCCAGCAGGACCTCGCGTCGGTGAAGACGAACCTGCGCGAACTGATCGGCGCCGGCGAGCCGCTCAACCCTGAAGTCATCGACCAGGTGAAAAAGGCGTGGGGCATTACGATCCGCGACGGCTTCGGCCAGACCGAGACGACGTGCCAGATCGGCAACACGCCGGGACAGGTTCTCAAACCCGGTTCGATGGGTCGGCCATTGCCCGGCTACACGATCGCGCTGCTCGACGCCGACGACAAGCCGGCCGAAGAGGGCGAAGTGTCGCTGGTGCTTGCGAAGCGTCCGGTCGGGCTGATGCTCGGCTACGCCGGTGACGCCGAGAAGACCAGCGAGGTCATGCGCAACGGTCACTACCACACCGGGGACGTCGCGAGCATCGACGCCGATGGCTACATCACCTACGTCGGCCGCGCCGACGACGTGTTCAAGGCGTCGGACTACCGCATCAGCCCGTTCGAGCTCGAATCGGTGCTGATCGAGCACCCCGCGGTTGCCGAGGCGGCAGTTGTGCCGAGTCCGGATCCGGTGCGCCTCGCAGTGCCGAAAGCCTACGTGATCCTCGCGCCGGGCTTCGAGGCTGGCAAGGAGCTCGCGAAGGACATCTTCGCTTTCACGCGCGACAAGCTCGCACCGTACAAGCGCATCCGCCGCATCGAGTTCTCCGATCTGCCGAAGACCATCTCGGGCAAGATCAGGCGCATCGAGCTGCGCAGGAGCGAACAGGGCAAGGACGCCTCGACAGTGCGCGGTGCGCTGGAGTTCTTCGAAGAGGACTTCCCGGAGCTGAAGGGCTGA
- a CDS encoding SGNH/GDSL hydrolase family protein: MHMSSVLRSMLLLALAPVTALAAPFSNIYFFGDSLSDTGNDFLLSSAIHAGDPSFPIVPDPIGYPASGQFSNGPVYSELFASRLGFDVQPSRLGGTNYAYGGAGTGSVILPFSSSFSEQVQQYVEAPGAADPGALYVLFIGSNDVEDILAGAPPAATIEAAIGRIGMAVEALALEGVGHFLIPNVPDLGLVPATTGNGAIARNEEATAASLAFNTALAALLDSLGHLDLRTFDTFALLNDAVMNPSTYGLTDAQHWCQRETGIAADGQPLYELLCSEAEADRHLFWDYTHPTTAGHRVLADALFAALQIPEPGTFALLLAALGAASLARRASSSQAAAPRAQARAPRFRLRAAPPRRAA; the protein is encoded by the coding sequence ATGCACATGTCCAGCGTCCTCAGATCCATGCTTTTGCTCGCGCTGGCTCCCGTCACGGCCCTCGCGGCGCCTTTCAGCAATATCTATTTCTTCGGCGACAGCCTGTCGGACACCGGCAACGATTTCCTCCTCAGCAGCGCAATCCATGCGGGCGATCCGAGTTTTCCTATCGTCCCCGATCCGATCGGCTACCCCGCTTCCGGACAATTCTCGAACGGCCCGGTCTATTCGGAACTCTTCGCGAGCCGGCTCGGTTTCGACGTGCAGCCGTCGCGGCTCGGCGGGACGAACTACGCTTATGGCGGCGCCGGGACCGGTTCGGTCATCCTGCCGTTCTCGTCGAGCTTCAGCGAGCAAGTACAGCAATACGTTGAGGCGCCCGGGGCTGCGGACCCGGGCGCGCTCTACGTGCTCTTCATCGGATCGAACGATGTAGAGGATATTTTGGCGGGGGCGCCGCCAGCCGCGACGATCGAAGCCGCGATCGGCCGGATCGGCATGGCCGTCGAGGCCCTTGCGCTCGAAGGAGTGGGTCATTTCCTGATTCCCAACGTTCCCGATCTCGGGCTCGTGCCGGCCACCACCGGGAACGGCGCGATTGCGCGAAACGAGGAGGCTACCGCTGCGAGCCTCGCGTTCAACACTGCGCTCGCCGCGTTGCTCGACAGCCTGGGCCACCTCGACCTCCGGACTTTCGACACGTTCGCGCTGCTCAACGATGCAGTCATGAATCCTTCGACCTATGGCCTGACGGACGCGCAGCACTGGTGTCAGCGCGAGACCGGCATCGCGGCGGACGGCCAACCGCTATACGAGCTGCTGTGCAGCGAGGCCGAAGCCGACCGTCATCTCTTCTGGGATTACACCCACCCGACGACCGCCGGCCACCGCGTCCTTGCCGACGCGCTGTTCGCGGCACTCCAGATCCCGGAACCGGGAACGTTCGCGTTGCTGCTCGCGGCCCTCGGCGCGGCGTCGCTCGCGCGTCGCGCCAGTTCGTCGCAAGCCGCCGCCCCCAGGGCGCAAGCGCGGGCGCCGCGCTTCAGGCTGCGCGCTGCCCCGCCGCGACGAGCCGCCTGA
- a CDS encoding nitrate reductase, which yields MKTKATCPYCGVGCGVLIEHDGRRITGVAGDPEHPANFGRLCTKGATLHLSARPETRLLYPELRAARGLARERVGWDTAIATAAERFAATIREHGPDSVAFYISGQLLTEDYYVFNKLVKGLIGTNNIDSNSRLCMSSAVAAYKQTLGADAPPCSYEDFAQTDCLLIAGANPSYAHPVAFRRIEDAKAARPEMKIIVVDPRRTDTAATADLHLAILPGTDIWLYNAMLNVLLWEGYVDNAFIREHTEGFEALRDHVRDVTPAIAAEVCGLGRRGAEDIVTAARWWGEAKAAMSLWCQGLNQSTHGTHNGTALIALSLATGKIGRPGCGPFSLTGQPNAMGGREVGGMANLMSGHRDLANPEHRAEVARLWGVEDVPSTPGLTAIELFDAAYDGRIKALWIACTNPAQSLPEQERVREALARCDFVVLQEAYCNTETAPFADLLLPAATWGEKEGTVTNSERRITRVHRALTPPGEARADWRIVCDFAHELGPRIGKEAARLFPYAVPSEIFAEHAASTAGRDLDITGLSYDLLDSAGPQQWPFPKAANVVDAANRTRLYADGRFPTADGRAHFVVPTQALTAERADARYPLHLTTGRLRDQWHGMSRSGKVARLYNHVDEARIEMHADDLALRGLKSGDLVHVRSRRGDVVLRAEASSEIRSGQAFIAMHWGGNSLNSAGANALTLRDFDPYSKQPELKHAAVQVEKAVLPFQALIMRGEPGAAGDEEGSGNDDAAPIEIAGKVTAGDLMANAAGLALERAAALAPWLERFSYASLALAGRDHPAVVLRIAHHQPIPPEWLAELDALLGLDDEHCLAYSDTRRGITKRARIDDGLLVGLRLTGETAAAGWLRDVLVERQPTADLRRWILAPLANPPEAAKTRGRIVCTCLNVSESDIAAAIAGGAGFDDLQAKLRCGTTCGSCVPQIRRLVAAGQRAA from the coding sequence ATGAAAACGAAAGCCACTTGTCCCTACTGCGGCGTCGGCTGCGGCGTCCTGATCGAACATGACGGTCGCCGCATCACCGGCGTCGCCGGCGATCCCGAACATCCGGCGAACTTCGGGCGCCTCTGCACGAAAGGGGCGACGCTGCACCTGTCCGCGCGGCCCGAGACCCGGCTGCTGTATCCCGAGTTGCGCGCGGCGCGCGGCCTCGCGCGCGAACGCGTCGGCTGGGACACGGCCATCGCGACCGCCGCCGAGCGTTTTGCCGCGACGATCCGCGAGCACGGGCCGGATTCGGTGGCGTTCTACATCTCCGGGCAGCTCCTGACCGAGGACTACTACGTCTTCAACAAGCTCGTGAAAGGGCTGATCGGCACGAACAACATCGATTCGAACTCGCGCCTGTGCATGTCGAGCGCCGTCGCCGCGTACAAGCAGACGCTCGGCGCCGATGCGCCGCCCTGTTCGTACGAGGACTTCGCGCAGACCGACTGCCTGCTGATCGCCGGTGCAAACCCGTCGTACGCGCATCCGGTCGCGTTCCGCCGCATCGAGGACGCGAAGGCCGCACGCCCCGAGATGAAGATCATCGTCGTCGACCCGCGCCGCACCGACACCGCGGCGACCGCGGACCTGCATCTCGCGATCCTGCCGGGCACCGACATCTGGCTCTACAACGCGATGCTCAACGTGCTGCTGTGGGAGGGCTACGTCGATAACGCCTTCATCCGCGAGCACACCGAAGGCTTCGAGGCGCTGCGCGACCACGTACGCGACGTCACCCCGGCGATCGCAGCCGAAGTCTGCGGGCTCGGCCGGCGCGGCGCCGAGGACATCGTCACCGCGGCGCGCTGGTGGGGCGAGGCGAAGGCGGCGATGTCGCTATGGTGCCAGGGGCTGAACCAGTCGACGCACGGCACGCATAATGGCACCGCGCTGATCGCGCTGTCGCTCGCGACCGGCAAGATCGGCCGCCCCGGCTGCGGCCCGTTCTCGCTGACCGGCCAGCCGAACGCGATGGGCGGGCGCGAAGTCGGCGGCATGGCGAACCTGATGTCCGGCCACCGCGACCTCGCGAACCCCGAGCATCGCGCCGAGGTTGCGCGGCTGTGGGGCGTCGAAGACGTTCCTTCGACGCCGGGGCTGACGGCGATCGAACTCTTCGACGCCGCGTACGACGGCCGGATCAAGGCACTGTGGATCGCCTGCACGAATCCTGCACAGTCGCTGCCGGAGCAGGAGCGGGTGCGCGAAGCGCTCGCGCGCTGCGACTTCGTCGTGCTGCAGGAGGCCTACTGCAACACCGAGACCGCGCCGTTCGCCGATCTGCTGCTGCCCGCGGCGACGTGGGGCGAGAAGGAAGGCACGGTGACGAACTCGGAGCGACGCATCACCCGCGTTCATCGCGCCTTGACGCCGCCGGGCGAAGCGAGGGCCGACTGGCGCATCGTCTGCGATTTCGCGCATGAACTCGGACCGCGCATCGGCAAGGAGGCGGCGCGCCTCTTCCCGTACGCGGTGCCGTCCGAAATCTTCGCCGAGCACGCGGCCTCGACTGCCGGGCGCGACCTCGACATCACCGGGCTGTCTTACGACCTCCTCGACAGCGCCGGGCCGCAGCAGTGGCCGTTTCCCAAAGCCGCGAATGTTGTCGATGCGGCGAACCGTACCCGTCTTTATGCCGACGGCCGTTTCCCGACCGCGGACGGCCGGGCGCATTTCGTCGTGCCGACCCAGGCGCTGACTGCCGAGCGCGCCGATGCGCGCTATCCGCTGCACCTGACGACCGGCCGCCTGCGCGACCAGTGGCACGGCATGAGCCGCAGCGGCAAGGTCGCGCGGCTGTACAACCACGTCGACGAGGCCCGCATCGAGATGCACGCCGACGACCTCGCGCTGCGCGGGCTGAAAAGCGGCGATCTGGTGCACGTCAGGAGCCGCCGCGGCGATGTCGTGCTGCGCGCCGAAGCCTCGTCGGAAATCCGCTCCGGCCAGGCATTCATCGCGATGCACTGGGGTGGCAACAGCCTGAACTCGGCCGGCGCGAACGCACTGACGCTGCGCGACTTCGATCCGTACTCGAAGCAGCCGGAGCTCAAGCATGCGGCGGTGCAGGTCGAGAAGGCGGTGCTGCCGTTCCAGGCGCTGATCATGCGCGGCGAGCCCGGTGCGGCTGGTGACGAGGAGGGGAGCGGGAATGATGACGCGGCGCCGATCGAGATCGCTGGCAAGGTCACCGCGGGCGACCTCATGGCCAATGCTGCCGGTCTCGCGCTGGAACGCGCGGCGGCGCTCGCGCCCTGGCTCGAGCGCTTCAGCTACGCGTCGCTCGCGCTCGCCGGTCGCGACCATCCCGCGGTCGTGCTGCGCATCGCGCACCACCAGCCGATTCCGCCCGAGTGGCTCGCCGAACTCGACGCCTTGCTCGGGCTCGACGACGAGCATTGCCTCGCGTACAGCGACACCCGGCGCGGCATCACGAAGCGCGCGCGCATCGACGACGGGCTCCTTGTCGGCCTGCGCCTCACCGGCGAGACCGCGGCCGCCGGCTGGCTGCGCGACGTGCTCGTTGAGCGCCAGCCGACCGCGGACCTGCGCCGCTGGATCCTCGCGCCGTTGGCGAACCCGCCGGAGGCGGCGAAGACCCGCGGCCGTATCGTCTGCACGTGCCTGAACGTGTCCGAGAGCGACATCGCCGCGGCGATCGCCGGCGGCGCGGGTTTCGACGACCTGCAAGCGAAGCTCAGGTGCGGGACCACGTGCGGGTCGTGCGTGCCGCAGATCAGGCGGCTCGTCGCGGCGGGGCAGCGCGCAGCCTGA
- a CDS encoding bifunctional protein-serine/threonine kinase/phosphatase — MARIIDASSRFRPAPVPLRNAAVPVPASSSPRAAAESLEITLGHASQQGLRPGNEDFVGAVTPDGAPLAAKGLLLAIADGVGGHARGREAAEYSVRGLLADYFSTPDTWSVEKSLGAVIGALNSWLLAQSAKSREYAGMATTLTAFVLRGRRYHVAHVGDSRAYLLREGELCRLTEDHTWEHPELSNVLRRAVGLDAQLAVDYDDGEMAAGDRFVLVTDGVWGTLGDGGIIEILKRHPGAEDAADVLTLEALARGATDNCTALVANVEAVPPDTLRDRYDSARHLPLPPRLKAGDVLDDLRVEELLHESRVTLLYRVTRLATDEALVLKTLRPDAADDEAGGALLREEWLARRAPSQNFPAVAEADARSALYYLMSWHEGETLKARLARGHRFAPHELVAIGGPLLRAVGSLHRLGIVHRDIKPDNVHVDRHGQLRLLDLGVAASDAEELREINNPGTPSYMAPELFNGGTANESSDLYACGVTLYELLTRKYPYGEVEPFQHPRFGEPVPPTRYRPDTPAWLEAVLLKACAREVKDRFETAEEFVLALERGAHRPLATHRRVPLVARNPALALKLLAAASLLLNLILLFLLSRR, encoded by the coding sequence GTGGCGCGGATCATCGATGCGAGTTCGCGGTTCAGGCCGGCTCCCGTGCCGCTGCGGAACGCGGCGGTCCCCGTCCCAGCGTCGTCGTCGCCTCGTGCCGCAGCGGAATCGCTCGAAATCACGCTCGGCCACGCCTCGCAGCAGGGGTTGCGGCCCGGCAACGAGGATTTCGTCGGCGCGGTGACGCCCGACGGCGCGCCGCTCGCTGCCAAGGGGCTGCTGCTCGCGATCGCCGATGGCGTTGGCGGCCATGCGCGCGGCCGGGAGGCGGCCGAATATTCGGTGCGCGGACTGCTTGCGGACTATTTCTCGACACCCGACACGTGGAGCGTCGAGAAATCGCTCGGCGCCGTGATCGGCGCGCTGAACAGCTGGCTGCTCGCCCAGTCGGCGAAGTCGCGCGAGTACGCTGGCATGGCGACGACGCTGACCGCGTTCGTGCTGCGCGGGCGGCGTTACCACGTCGCGCATGTCGGTGATTCGCGCGCCTACCTGCTGCGCGAGGGCGAGCTGTGCCGCCTGACCGAGGACCACACCTGGGAACACCCGGAGCTCAGCAACGTGCTGCGCCGTGCGGTCGGACTCGATGCGCAGCTCGCCGTCGACTATGACGACGGCGAGATGGCCGCCGGTGATCGCTTCGTGCTCGTCACCGACGGCGTGTGGGGCACGCTCGGCGACGGCGGCATCATCGAGATCCTCAAGCGCCACCCGGGCGCCGAAGACGCGGCCGACGTGCTGACGCTCGAAGCCTTGGCGCGCGGCGCGACCGACAACTGCACCGCGCTGGTCGCGAACGTCGAGGCAGTGCCGCCGGACACGCTGCGCGACCGGTACGACAGCGCGCGCCACCTGCCGCTGCCTCCGCGGCTGAAGGCGGGCGACGTGCTCGACGACTTGCGGGTAGAGGAACTGCTGCACGAATCGCGCGTGACGCTGCTGTATCGCGTCACGCGTCTCGCGACCGATGAAGCACTGGTGTTGAAGACCTTGCGCCCCGACGCGGCCGACGACGAGGCGGGCGGCGCGTTGCTGCGCGAGGAATGGCTCGCGCGACGCGCTCCGTCGCAAAACTTCCCCGCGGTCGCGGAAGCCGATGCGCGCAGCGCGCTGTATTACCTGATGAGCTGGCACGAAGGCGAGACGCTCAAAGCGCGGCTCGCGCGCGGCCACCGCTTCGCGCCGCACGAGCTCGTCGCGATCGGTGGGCCGCTGCTGCGCGCGGTCGGCAGCCTGCACCGGCTCGGCATCGTGCATCGCGACATCAAGCCTGACAACGTGCATGTCGACCGCCACGGCCAGCTTCGCCTGCTCGACCTCGGCGTCGCCGCGTCCGACGCCGAAGAGCTGCGCGAGATCAACAATCCCGGCACGCCGTCGTACATGGCGCCGGAACTCTTCAATGGCGGGACGGCGAATGAGTCGTCGGACCTCTACGCGTGCGGCGTGACGCTGTATGAACTTTTGACGCGCAAGTACCCGTACGGCGAGGTCGAGCCGTTCCAGCACCCGCGCTTCGGCGAGCCGGTGCCGCCGACACGCTACCGCCCGGACACTCCGGCATGGCTCGAAGCGGTGCTGCTGAAAGCGTGCGCGCGCGAGGTGAAGGACCGTTTCGAGACTGCCGAGGAGTTCGTGCTCGCGCTCGAACGCGGCGCCCACCGCCCGCTCGCCACGCATCGCCGCGTGCCGCTCGTCGCGCGCAACCCGGCGCTCGCGCTCAAGCTCCTGGCCGCCGCGTCGCTGCTGCTGAACCTGATCCTGTTGTTCCTGCTCAGTCGGCGCTAG
- a CDS encoding nitrate/nitrite transporter: protein MDKNAFLKAGHPPTLLAAFLYFDLAFMVWVILGPLGVQIAADLGLDHAQKGLMVAIPVLAGAILRIFMGVLVDHLKPKMAGAIGQVIVIAALFVAWQFGIHSFEQTLLLGVFLGVAGASFAVALPLASRWYPPEHQGTALGIAGAGNSGTAIAALVAPGLAIAYGWTNVFGLALVPLVVVFAFYLAVAKDAPECPPAKPLAEYFKVLKDKDAWWFMFFYAVTFGGFVGLASSLTIYFNTQYGLDAKMAGYFTAACVFAGSMVRPIGGAVADRIGGIKSLSVMYVLAALFLGIVSVGLPTAWMALVVFVAAMLALGMGNGAVFQLVPQRFRREIGVMTGLVGMAGGVGGFYLASSLGYAKQATGSYQSGFLIFAALALAALVGLTAVKTRWRTTWGAAHLTSAKI, encoded by the coding sequence ATGGACAAGAACGCTTTCCTCAAAGCCGGCCACCCGCCCACGCTGCTCGCGGCCTTCCTGTATTTCGACCTCGCCTTCATGGTGTGGGTGATCCTCGGGCCGCTGGGCGTGCAGATCGCCGCCGACCTCGGTCTCGATCACGCGCAGAAAGGCCTGATGGTCGCGATCCCGGTGCTCGCCGGCGCGATCCTGCGGATCTTCATGGGTGTGCTCGTCGACCACCTGAAGCCGAAGATGGCTGGCGCGATCGGCCAGGTCATCGTCATCGCGGCGCTTTTCGTCGCGTGGCAGTTCGGCATCCACAGCTTCGAGCAGACGCTGCTCCTCGGCGTGTTCCTCGGCGTCGCCGGCGCGTCGTTCGCGGTCGCGCTGCCGCTCGCGTCGCGCTGGTATCCGCCCGAGCACCAGGGCACCGCGCTCGGCATCGCCGGCGCCGGCAACTCGGGCACTGCAATCGCGGCGCTCGTCGCGCCGGGCCTCGCCATCGCATATGGCTGGACGAACGTGTTCGGCCTTGCGCTGGTCCCGCTCGTCGTCGTGTTCGCGTTCTACCTCGCGGTCGCGAAGGACGCGCCCGAATGCCCGCCGGCGAAGCCGCTCGCCGAGTATTTCAAGGTGCTGAAGGACAAGGACGCGTGGTGGTTCATGTTCTTCTATGCGGTCACTTTCGGCGGCTTTGTCGGGCTGGCGTCGTCGCTGACGATCTACTTCAATACGCAATACGGCCTCGACGCGAAGATGGCGGGCTATTTCACTGCCGCGTGCGTGTTCGCCGGCTCGATGGTGCGTCCGATCGGTGGCGCGGTTGCCGATCGCATTGGCGGCATCAAGAGCCTGTCGGTGATGTACGTGCTCGCGGCGCTGTTTCTCGGCATCGTCAGCGTCGGCTTGCCGACGGCATGGATGGCGCTGGTGGTGTTCGTCGCCGCGATGCTCGCGCTCGGCATGGGCAACGGCGCGGTGTTCCAGCTCGTGCCGCAGCGCTTCCGCAGGGAGATCGGCGTGATGACGGGGCTCGTCGGCATGGCCGGCGGCGTGGGCGGTTTCTATCTCGCGTCGTCGCTCGGCTACGCGAAACAGGCGACCGGCAGCTATCAATCCGGATTCCTGATCTTCGCCGCGCTCGCGCTCGCGGCGCTGGTCGGGCTCACTGCGGTCAAGACGCGCTGGCGCACGACGTGGGGTGCAGCGCACCTGACGTCGGCGAAGATCTGA
- the nirD gene encoding nitrite reductase small subunit NirD, which produces MTLRKTHTDTDADAGWKTICRLEDIPVLGARVVASKHGDIAIFRTADDEVFAMHDKCPHKAGPLSQGIVHGRQVTCPLHSWKIELATGEAAAPDVGCTKPFEVKLVDGLVLLKA; this is translated from the coding sequence ATGACCCTTCGCAAGACCCATACCGATACGGATGCCGATGCCGGCTGGAAGACGATCTGCCGGCTCGAGGACATCCCGGTGCTCGGTGCACGCGTCGTCGCATCCAAGCACGGCGATATCGCGATCTTCCGCACTGCCGACGACGAGGTCTTCGCGATGCACGACAAGTGCCCGCACAAGGCCGGGCCGCTGTCGCAGGGCATCGTCCATGGCCGCCAAGTCACCTGCCCGCTGCACAGCTGGAAGATCGAGCTCGCGACCGGCGAGGCTGCCGCTCCGGACGTGGGTTGCACGAAGCCGTTCGAAGTGAAGCTCGTCGACGGGCTGGTGCTGCTGAAGGCGTAA